Part of the Debaryomyces hansenii CBS767 chromosome C complete sequence genome is shown below.
AAGCCAGCACGAGGATTGttaatttgattttcaGCGAAATTGGGTTCAGTCGACCCAATTCGTTTATGAACTTGGTGGCCTTCTGACATTAATAATTACTAGCGTAGTCTTCGATTTATGTACAGCTGTAACTTTATgtttttgatatatttcaatacGCGAAATATGGTTGAGAAATTCCTTAGTGGTTTTCGAACCACGGTAGGCCATCTAAACTAGAATTACAGAAGAGTAAGTGAAacattatattaatttatgaTACATATCATTGGGAAATATGGAAATCTTCCTAgctttattaatgaaatggaagaacaattattttttttttatatgaTGAGGTGAGTTTTAAAAATCTATAAACCTAAAACTTTTCTAGAGGCTCTCATGACGATTTCAACATCTGGGAAAGCAAAgtcttctaattctttagCGTATGGAGTTGGGACTTCACAACCGGTGACTCTTTCAACAGGAGCATCCAAGTAGTCGAAGGCTTCAGATTCCATGATTTGGGCACAGATTTCGGAACCAACACCAAACGCAGGGAAACCGGCTTCACAAGTGACCAAGTGGTTGGTCTTCTTGACGGATTGGATGATGGAATCAGTGTCCAAAGGTTTAATGGATCTTAAGTTGATAACTTCAGCCTTAACACCGTATTCGCTTTCCAACTTCTCAGCGGCTTGCAAACAGTGCATGACGTTTCTGGTGTGAGAAACTAAGGTAATGTCGGTACCTTCCCTTTCAATCTTGGCCTTACCGATTGGTAAGACAAAGTCGGATGACAAGGCTTCTTCGGACATCTCGAACGATTCACCGTACGACATTTCGTTTTCAAGGAAAACAACCGGATTTGGGTCTCTGATAGCAGCCTTGAACAAACCCTTGTAATCTTCGGCCGAGTATGGCGACAAAACCTTCAACCCTGGGATCGACCCGTACCAAGCAGCGTAACATTGCGAGTGTTGGGCACCGACACCAGCAGCAGCCCCGTTAGGACCACGGAAAGTGATGTTACATGGTTGTTTACCTCCAGACATGTAGTATGTCTTAGCGGCCGAGTTGATGATTTGATCAATCGATTGCATGGCAAAGTTGAAAGTCATGAACTCACAAATTGGCTTCAATCCGGCCAATGCTGACCCAACGGCCAACCCAGTGAATCCCATTTCTGTAATTGGTGTATCGATCACTCTTCTTTCACCAAATCTGTCCAATAATCCTCTCGAAATCTTATAAGCACCATTATACTGGGCCACTTCTTCTCCCATCAAGAACACATCGTCGTCACGGTCCAATTCTTCTGCCATGGCCGAGTTCAATGCGTCTCTAACAGTCATAGTTTGTGGTCctgaagatgacgatgCTGGACGTTGTCCTGACATTCTTAATGCGTGGTATTGACCTGCTTGAGCCAATGTTCTGCCATTAGCGCTACCCGAAGTCTTCAATGCTTGAGCAGCCAAACTGGCTGTCTTTGCGACGtttgatattttagaaGCAACCATTATTCCAAGCCTATGCCTATTCAATCTTAGAAGTGTTTCCTAACCGAATTAATCCCAATATAAACTACTTTAAGATGAACCGTTGATGGGAAAGATTCCACCAAACGGACAGATGAAGACCGTATCAACTTTTTGGCCTCGGACACGTATTTTCGGATATTCAACTCCGTGTTTGCGGGTTGGGTTGGATTTGCGATGGTTTTTGCGGGTTACGGCATATTTGTCCGATTTGCGGGTTACACGAATGTTTTGCAGGTTGCCGACGGCTGACAGCAGATCTGGGCCCTGGGTCCAAATAGTCGAGGAGGGGAAGGCGAAAGGAAGGGACGAACCCGGTGGGACCGGCCACGTCGCACGGTTGTGGCCGGGTTTGTCGTGGACTGTCGGGGTCAACATTACGATTGATGGGCGTATCCGGCAGCCCACGAAGCGAGCGAAGCCCATCAAGATGGCATTTTTAGCCAACAGATAAGGAATTGTGGTCGACATTTCAGTAGAGCTCCGGCGTCGGCCCCGTCCGATAGGAGGGGCATTGAGGGGATTCAGCCGTTTGGAGGGTCAATTGAGCCTTGATGGGTGGTACGAAAGACGTTTGGGATGGGATGATTCGGTAAATAGCTCGTAAATGAGATATGTAGTATGAGCATTTCACGTGGATAGCTGCTTAAAGAAGCAGTCGGACTGGTCCGACTGGTCGGAACTCTTGATGAAGGTCGCGATGGAACTATATAAGATAGCAAATGGCCCTATATTGATTG
Proteins encoded:
- a CDS encoding DEHA2C09174p (no similarity), translated to MSTTIPYSLAKNAILMGFARFVGCRIRPSIVMLTPTVHDKPGHNRATWPVPPGSSLPFAFPSSTIWTQGPDSSSAVGNSQNIRVTRKSDKYAVTRKNHRKSNPTRKHGVEYPKIRVRGQKVDTVFICPFGGIFPINGSS
- a CDS encoding DEHA2C09152p (similar to uniprot|P32473 Saccharomyces cerevisiae YBR221C PDB1 E1 beta subunit of the pyruvate dehydrogenase (PDH) complex), which encodes MVASKISNVAKTASLAAQALKTSGSANGRTLAQAGQYHALRMSGQRPASSSSGPQTMTVRDALNSAMAEELDRDDDVFLMGEEVAQYNGAYKISRGLLDRFGERRVIDTPITEMGFTGLAVGSALAGLKPICEFMTFNFAMQSIDQIINSAAKTYYMSGGKQPCNITFRGPNGAAAGVGAQHSQCYAAWYGSIPGLKVLSPYSAEDYKGLFKAAIRDPNPVVFLENEMSYGESFEMSEEALSSDFVLPIGKAKIEREGTDITLVSHTRNVMHCLQAAEKLESEYGVKAEVINLRSIKPLDTDSIIQSVKKTNHLVTCEAGFPAFGVGSEICAQIMESEAFDYLDAPVERVTGCEVPTPYAKELEDFAFPDVEIVMRASRKVLGL